A part of Nitrospirota bacterium genomic DNA contains:
- a CDS encoding transporter gives MIKKSLACLILLMSIQPAFAIDDVNDYPITTNVRGLSGYYYVDSVQTLQPGKFQASLFGIGFSNDAADYKKGTGEAVLSVGLLDGFEGALVIPYIVQSGSMNGLGDIKLAGKIHLLDQLDEDIPALALAASIEFPTGDNNKGLRIVNSYGADLMLVAQSKIDLPDYSFNLVAEGGIYAQDISQTTEERHALFGAAGHFPLDDIWVIIVEGVGTSGYGNSLDYTTFSGSLRLFMKKFTLTAGIARTLATGQNASTGNSVQGSLNFPF, from the coding sequence ATGATTAAGAAAAGCCTGGCCTGTTTAATTCTTTTGATGTCCATTCAACCCGCATTTGCAATTGACGATGTCAATGACTATCCAATCACCACGAACGTCAGAGGGTTATCCGGTTATTATTATGTCGATTCCGTTCAAACCCTTCAGCCGGGAAAATTTCAGGCCTCTCTTTTTGGAATTGGATTTTCAAATGATGCGGCTGACTATAAAAAGGGGACCGGTGAAGCGGTTTTGTCTGTCGGATTGCTTGACGGATTTGAAGGCGCTCTGGTTATTCCCTATATTGTACAAAGCGGAAGCATGAATGGGCTGGGAGATATCAAACTTGCAGGCAAAATTCATTTATTGGATCAGCTTGACGAAGACATTCCTGCTCTGGCTCTTGCCGCTTCTATTGAATTTCCCACCGGAGATAATAATAAAGGTCTTCGGATCGTCAACAGTTACGGAGCCGATCTGATGCTGGTCGCCCAGTCTAAAATCGATCTTCCCGATTATTCATTTAATCTGGTCGCCGAAGGGGGCATTTATGCCCAGGATATCAGTCAAACAACAGAGGAAAGGCATGCTCTGTTTGGAGCCGCCGGTCATTTTCCACTCGATGATATATGGGTCATCATTGTTGAAGGAGTGGGTACCAGCGGATATGGAAACAGTCTGGACTATACCACCTTTTCCGGTTCGTTGCGCCTCTTTATGAAAAAGTTTACTCTGACTGCGGGCATTGCGAGAACTCTGGCTACTGGACAAAATGCTTCAACCGGCAACAGCGTGCAAGGTTCTCTCAACTTTCCGTTCTAG
- a CDS encoding tetratricopeptide repeat protein, protein MKRGDVVTYVSAAGILIFIVLSLSTCSHQVQTQLKEAEKAFRSGNYQTSRSIYLQIAESYPKSRQAPEAYYWAGMISYLYLKEPQRGLDYFHKIIVDYPASDFVLSTRGHLAEMYEKEFNEPRLAIGEYQKLIEETPDHLNEDEYLYKIGDIYFNQGDLAQSKIEWEELIKKYPKGKWVDRASFQVAMTSLIEQKYEEGLKGMEAFIKTFSDSPYWIEAKYERGVCLEEIGRKEEAIQAFREILPSYPNRFIVETRLKKLEEKKK, encoded by the coding sequence TTGAAAAGAGGAGACGTAGTGACCTACGTCTCTGCGGCCGGAATCCTGATCTTTATAGTCCTTTCCTTATCTACCTGTTCGCACCAAGTCCAAACTCAGCTCAAAGAGGCCGAAAAAGCATTCCGGTCTGGGAACTACCAGACCTCCCGCTCGATTTACCTCCAGATCGCAGAAAGTTATCCTAAAAGCCGGCAGGCCCCAGAAGCCTACTACTGGGCCGGGATGATTTCCTATTTATATCTCAAAGAGCCCCAGAGAGGTCTCGACTACTTTCACAAGATCATCGTCGACTATCCGGCGTCAGATTTCGTTCTTTCCACGCGGGGGCATCTTGCCGAAATGTATGAAAAGGAATTTAACGAACCGCGACTGGCAATCGGAGAGTATCAAAAGCTCATCGAAGAAACCCCGGATCATCTCAACGAAGATGAATATCTTTATAAGATCGGGGACATTTACTTCAACCAGGGTGATTTGGCACAGAGCAAAATAGAATGGGAAGAACTGATCAAGAAATATCCGAAGGGAAAATGGGTCGACCGGGCCTCATTTCAGGTCGCCATGACATCGCTCATTGAGCAAAAGTACGAAGAAGGATTGAAGGGAATGGAGGCGTTTATCAAGACTTTTTCAGATTCCCCATACTGGATTGAAGCAAAATACGAGCGTGGTGTTTGTCTCGAAGAGATCGGGCGAAAGGAGGAGGCTATTCAGGCTTTCCGGGAAATATTGCCTAGTTATCCGAACCGCTTTATTGTGGAAACCCGTTTAAAAAAGTTGGAAGAAAAAAAGAAGTAA
- a CDS encoding Hsp20/alpha crystallin family protein, with product MLNLPKKEAEVKTSAPWRSFWNRSAKEREMDRLYREIFEGPWFSFGWPKELRALETEKGALVPRIEVYEDQNDVVVKAELPGMKKEDLEIKLRGDILTIKGEKTVEEKTEKKEYFYSECSYGAFERSIEIPISVLADKITANFKDGLLEIRLRKNEDVKGKEINIKVA from the coding sequence ATGTTAAATTTACCTAAAAAAGAAGCTGAAGTCAAAACAAGTGCACCCTGGAGATCTTTTTGGAATCGGAGCGCGAAAGAGAGGGAAATGGACCGACTGTATCGGGAAATTTTTGAAGGGCCCTGGTTTAGTTTTGGCTGGCCCAAAGAATTAAGAGCGCTCGAAACCGAAAAGGGCGCTCTCGTCCCGAGGATTGAGGTTTATGAGGATCAAAATGACGTGGTGGTCAAAGCCGAGCTTCCCGGAATGAAAAAGGAGGATCTGGAAATCAAACTTCGAGGGGATATTTTAACCATCAAAGGAGAAAAAACCGTCGAGGAGAAAACAGAAAAGAAAGAATATTTCTATTCTGAATGCAGCTATGGCGCTTTTGAACGATCCATTGAGATTCCAATCAGTGTCTTGGCTGACAAAATTACCGCGAATTTCAAGGATGGGTTATTAGAAATCCGTCTTAGAAAAAATGAAGACGTCAAGGGAAAAGAGATCAATATAAAAGTGGCCTGA
- a CDS encoding MBL fold metallo-hydrolase yields MEITFLGAAGTVTGSKYLIVEGKRKILVDCGLFQGFKQLRLRNWAPLPIRAEEIDTVVLTHAHIDHTGYLPLLVKNGFTGKVYCSKGTRDLCSILLPDSGHLQEEEAKFADAHRYSKHVPPRPLYTRQDAERSLLRLVPVDFDQEIDLGNSIHCRFQPAGHIVGSSLVKLTGPRTSVLFTGDLGRPQDLIMNPPVVVRRTDYLVLESTYGDRLHDPADPGIVLSEVINRTVKRGGVLLIPSFAVGRAQTILYYIHRLKSTNAIPDIPVYLNSPMAVEATEIYLEHQKEHRLTLAQCRDLGSAARFVNSLEESKKLNSLRDPMIIISASGMASGGRILHHLEAFAPDGRNTILFVGFQAGGTRGADMVNGAKSIKIHGHYIPVNAEVVAIDQLSSHADYREILNWLKQFESSPKETFITHGEPAPADALRHRIEEEMKWRCRVADYMETVNLNG; encoded by the coding sequence ATGGAAATTACATTTCTAGGCGCCGCCGGCACCGTGACAGGCTCCAAATACTTAATAGTAGAAGGTAAACGAAAAATTCTTGTAGACTGCGGACTTTTTCAGGGTTTCAAACAACTCAGATTAAGAAATTGGGCCCCGTTACCCATTCGCGCTGAAGAAATAGATACTGTGGTATTAACGCATGCCCACATCGATCACACCGGATATCTTCCCCTACTCGTGAAAAATGGATTTACGGGAAAGGTTTATTGCAGTAAGGGAACAAGGGATCTCTGTTCAATCCTTCTACCGGACAGCGGACACCTTCAGGAGGAAGAAGCAAAGTTTGCTGATGCGCATCGCTATTCAAAACATGTCCCGCCCCGGCCGTTATATACCCGTCAGGATGCAGAGCGGTCGCTCCTTCGGTTAGTTCCTGTCGACTTTGACCAGGAGATAGACCTTGGAAATAGTATTCATTGTCGATTCCAGCCGGCGGGCCATATTGTCGGTTCTTCCCTCGTCAAGCTGACGGGCCCCCGGACCTCTGTTTTATTTACTGGAGATTTGGGCCGGCCTCAAGATCTGATCATGAATCCCCCCGTCGTAGTCCGTCGAACCGATTATCTGGTACTCGAGTCGACCTACGGAGACCGGCTTCACGATCCGGCAGACCCTGGCATCGTTTTGTCAGAAGTCATCAATCGCACGGTAAAACGGGGAGGAGTTCTTTTGATTCCATCATTTGCCGTGGGTCGGGCCCAAACGATTCTTTATTACATCCATCGCCTAAAATCTACAAATGCCATTCCGGATATCCCAGTCTACCTGAACAGTCCGATGGCAGTTGAAGCGACCGAAATCTATTTGGAACATCAAAAGGAACATCGATTGACTTTGGCACAATGCCGGGATCTGGGATCGGCCGCCCGTTTTGTCAATAGTTTGGAGGAATCAAAGAAACTGAACAGCCTGAGGGATCCCATGATCATTATTTCAGCGAGTGGTATGGCCTCCGGCGGTCGAATTCTTCATCATCTCGAAGCTTTTGCTCCCGATGGGAGGAACACCATATTATTTGTCGGATTTCAAGCAGGGGGAACTAGGGGAGCGGATATGGTGAATGGAGCCAAAAGTATAAAAATTCATGGGCACTATATTCCGGTCAATGCGGAGGTGGTCGCCATTGACCAGCTTTCTTCCCATGCCGACTACCGTGAAATTTTGAACTGGTTAAAACAATTTGAGAGCTCACCGAAGGAGACTTTTATTACGCATGGAGAGCCAGCACCTGCGGACGCATTAAGACACCGAATCGAAGAAGAAATGAAATGGCGATGCCGGGTAGCAGACTATATGGAAACTGTTAACTTGAATGGATAG
- a CDS encoding LOG family protein: MKQDRDNYFKNAMKLKIGVMGSATGKLSKEQRLISYKLGQAIAENGCVTITGACPGLPFEAAKGAAEVGGLVVGISPALSRSEHIMRYRSPVKYHHILIYTGSGLMGREVVNIRSSDIIIIVGGRSGTLGEFSIAYDEGKLIGILEGSGGITSEIKDIVRIIKKKTGSKMIYDSNPNTLVQKLIEYFAQKT; the protein is encoded by the coding sequence ATGAAACAAGATCGAGATAATTATTTCAAGAATGCCATGAAACTGAAAATAGGTGTTATGGGGTCTGCAACGGGTAAGCTTTCCAAGGAGCAGAGATTGATTTCCTACAAACTCGGCCAAGCGATCGCCGAAAATGGCTGTGTCACGATAACAGGCGCATGTCCCGGATTGCCCTTCGAAGCGGCAAAGGGGGCAGCAGAGGTGGGCGGCCTCGTTGTCGGAATTTCGCCGGCACTCAGCAGATCGGAACATATCATGAGGTATCGTTCTCCAGTAAAGTACCACCATATTTTGATTTACACAGGAAGCGGTCTGATGGGACGAGAAGTGGTCAACATACGAAGCTCTGATATCATCATTATTGTTGGTGGCCGATCGGGAACATTGGGGGAATTTTCGATCGCGTATGATGAAGGAAAGCTCATCGGTATTCTTGAAGGAAGTGGCGGAATCACTTCTGAAATAAAAGATATCGTCAGAATCATCAAAAAGAAAACCGGATCAAAGATGATATACGACAGCAATCCAAATACCCTCGTTCAAAAACTGATCGAATATTTCGCTCAAAAAACATAA
- a CDS encoding GDP-L-fucose synthase, whose product MELTKKRIVVTGGAGFLGSYLTEKLKVRGCQQIFTVRSKELDLTEHENVKRLYREFRPDILIHLAAVVGGIGANRDNPGSFFYQNLIMGALLMEEARLYGLEKFVALGTICAYPKFTPVPFKEDALWDGYPEETNAPYGLAKKMMLIQSQSYRQQYGFNSIYLLPVNLYGPKDNFDTRSSHVIPALIKKCIEAVQLGKKEIVVWGTGRATREFLYVDDCAEGILLATERYDKADPVNLGAGFEISIKDLAELIAKLSGFTGKIVWDATKPDGQPRRCLDTTRAFKEFGFKASTPFEEGLKKTIAWYFENQV is encoded by the coding sequence ATGGAACTGACTAAAAAGAGAATTGTCGTAACGGGAGGCGCGGGATTTTTAGGTTCCTATCTGACCGAAAAACTCAAAGTTCGGGGATGCCAACAGATTTTTACTGTCCGGAGCAAGGAGCTTGACCTCACAGAACATGAAAATGTCAAACGTCTCTACCGGGAGTTCAGACCTGATATCCTGATTCATCTTGCAGCGGTCGTAGGCGGTATCGGCGCCAATCGAGATAACCCGGGGAGTTTTTTCTATCAGAATCTCATTATGGGAGCCTTATTGATGGAAGAAGCTCGGCTTTACGGCCTGGAAAAATTTGTCGCTCTGGGAACAATCTGTGCTTATCCTAAATTTACTCCTGTTCCCTTTAAAGAAGATGCCTTGTGGGACGGGTACCCTGAAGAGACAAATGCCCCTTACGGGCTTGCAAAAAAGATGATGCTGATTCAGTCTCAGTCTTATCGACAGCAATATGGATTTAATTCGATTTACCTCCTTCCGGTCAATTTATATGGTCCAAAGGATAACTTTGATACCCGATCTTCCCACGTGATTCCCGCATTGATCAAGAAATGCATAGAAGCCGTTCAACTGGGAAAAAAAGAAATTGTCGTTTGGGGAACAGGACGTGCAACCAGGGAGTTTTTATATGTCGACGATTGTGCGGAAGGAATTCTGCTCGCCACTGAAAGGTATGATAAAGCCGATCCGGTAAATCTGGGTGCAGGATTTGAAATTTCGATCAAGGATCTGGCCGAATTAATTGCAAAACTCTCCGGTTTTACCGGAAAAATTGTTTGGGATGCGACAAAACCGGACGGTCAACCCCGTCGCTGTCTCGATACAACGCGGGCTTTTAAGGAATTCGGATTTAAAGCAAGCACTCCTTTTGAAGAAGGGCTGAAGAAAACAATTGCATGGTATTTTGAAAATCAGGTCTAA
- a CDS encoding PilZ domain-containing protein codes for MPTKVFETNRRNFRRIEVELKGSFNILGQEQSEGCAEIQNVGFGGAMFIASAPLNRGELIEMTIYCREIEIPFHAQVVWIETLTPSLPVEFKFGVKYTKISALEQNYLSLIIGSIKK; via the coding sequence ATGCCTACTAAAGTCTTCGAAACCAATCGCCGGAACTTCAGAAGAATAGAAGTTGAATTAAAGGGTTCCTTTAACATACTCGGTCAGGAACAAAGTGAAGGATGTGCAGAAATTCAGAATGTGGGATTTGGTGGGGCCATGTTTATCGCCTCCGCTCCGTTAAACCGTGGGGAATTAATCGAAATGACGATCTACTGTCGTGAAATCGAAATTCCTTTTCACGCTCAGGTAGTCTGGATTGAAACATTGACTCCTAGTTTACCCGTTGAATTTAAGTTTGGGGTCAAATACACAAAGATTTCCGCGTTAGAACAAAATTACCTGTCTTTGATTATCGGTTCGATTAAAAAATAG
- a CDS encoding PilZ domain-containing protein codes for MAEFNRKYPRIPLSGLALIEMLESETRISGPIEEISRRGIGVYTKEKVIKGSRVKIKLFCDVGKGPVDYQFSGKIRTEEKKKEFGSIGIEFENEINATEHQDLYQYLVSRESNSMNS; via the coding sequence ATGGCAGAATTCAACCGAAAATATCCTCGAATTCCATTATCCGGACTGGCGCTAATTGAAATGCTTGAATCAGAGACCCGAATATCCGGTCCGATAGAAGAAATCTCGAGACGGGGCATCGGAGTTTACACAAAAGAGAAGGTGATCAAAGGATCGCGAGTCAAAATCAAATTATTCTGTGACGTGGGAAAAGGACCGGTCGACTATCAGTTTTCCGGAAAGATCCGAACGGAAGAAAAGAAAAAAGAATTTGGCAGCATCGGCATAGAATTTGAAAATGAAATCAATGCGACTGAGCATCAGGATCTTTACCAATACCTCGTTTCGAGAGAATCGAACAGTATGAATTCCTGA
- a CDS encoding type II toxin-antitoxin system RelE/ParE family toxin, translated as MKKIYATFYRNAHGKEPVREWLKELPRNDRRIIGNDIATVEYGWPVGMPTCRPLGDGLWEVRSNLTGRRIARVVFSLHTGRMMLLHGFIKKTQKTPPDVLALARQRQREIEQ; from the coding sequence ATTAAAAAGATTTATGCCACCTTTTACCGGAATGCACACGGCAAAGAACCAGTACGTGAGTGGCTCAAAGAGTTGCCGAGAAATGATCGACGGATCATCGGAAACGACATAGCGACTGTTGAATATGGGTGGCCCGTTGGAATGCCAACCTGTCGCCCTTTGGGTGATGGCCTGTGGGAGGTGCGTAGCAATCTGACAGGCCGACGGATTGCGCGAGTGGTTTTCTCCCTTCACACTGGTCGAATGATGTTGTTACATGGATTTATAAAAAAGACCCAAAAGACTCCACCGGATGTTCTCGCTTTGGCGCGACAACGGCAGAGAGAAATAGAGCAATAA
- a CDS encoding universal stress protein, which translates to MLVSSVEKIGQTIRIKKIVLPFDFSDCSRQALNYAVSFARVFEAKIFLLHVVALSPYVPEISISLEGDQLGLKKKLSEMVNREVSLIKEMGIESEGYCVIGEPTLEIVNFAEEQFADLIMMGTHGRTGFTHILLGSTTERVIERAPCPVLTLKVKREAPLKSEMQTTSLSGNEKSHIPPAENRNSGSCRVCSEPAQDIICDKCKVRIQAEAFEQKSKVERAGKVETARK; encoded by the coding sequence ATGCTGGTTTCCTCTGTGGAAAAAATAGGCCAGACTATCCGGATCAAAAAAATAGTGCTTCCTTTTGACTTTTCGGACTGTTCACGTCAGGCTCTGAATTATGCGGTCTCCTTTGCCAGAGTTTTTGAGGCCAAGATTTTCCTCCTGCATGTCGTGGCCTTATCTCCCTATGTACCTGAAATATCCATTTCGCTTGAAGGAGATCAACTCGGATTGAAAAAAAAACTGAGTGAAATGGTAAACCGGGAAGTGTCCCTGATTAAGGAAATGGGAATTGAGAGTGAAGGATACTGTGTTATTGGAGAACCAACTCTTGAAATTGTCAACTTTGCAGAGGAGCAATTTGCGGATCTGATCATGATGGGTACACATGGACGGACCGGTTTTACCCATATTTTGTTGGGAAGCACCACTGAGCGGGTTATTGAACGCGCACCTTGCCCCGTGTTGACCCTAAAGGTCAAGAGAGAGGCGCCTTTGAAATCTGAAATGCAAACGACAAGCCTAAGCGGGAACGAAAAAAGTCACATCCCTCCTGCAGAAAATAGGAATTCCGGATCTTGTCGGGTCTGTTCCGAGCCTGCACAGGATATAATTTGCGATAAATGCAAGGTTCGCATCCAGGCTGAAGCCTTTGAGCAGAAATCAAAAGTTGAAAGGGCGGGGAAGGTCGAAACAGCCCGGAAATAG
- a CDS encoding DEAD/DEAH box helicase, which translates to MDSLTREMRPSHSTPMPPEIPSPAFSSEKKILFEDFKISPLVLKALARMGFKEPSPIQVSTLEYALNGADVIGQAQTGTGKTAAFGIPIIEKIDPSDRKVQALIMAPTRELAIQVSEEINRIGRDKGIHSLPVYGGQSIVVQLDGLRRGAHIVVGTPGRLIDHLNRKTLRLQNVQTVVLDEADIMLDMGFIDDIKTLLNETPKERQTLLFSATLSDPILQIGRKYMRNPHEIRISKKNVTVESVTQFYYETSGHHRFDALCRILDVHQPLLTLIFCETKQNVDTLTARLNKAGHVSEAIHGDLSQAQRDKVMKKFRDGTVKILVATDVAARGLNVSAVSHVINYNLPKNTETYIHRIGRTGRAGMEGVAITLISPHEFRDLKTIQAQSKTRIDKKELPSDHEVKNARIKGVQNKIAEVLNKGAVKKYTPWLKELYSVYTPEDVASALLYLFDHVEPVENNDKDEFKRGFRSESRTDSRYRDRDGRADRGFQRKHRGSESEKREKAGEKKFGEKKEALRGKEVYMMPVMTRARRPKPGN; encoded by the coding sequence ATGGATAGTTTGACGCGAGAGATGCGCCCATCTCATTCTACACCCATGCCCCCCGAAATCCCCAGTCCGGCTTTTTCTTCCGAAAAGAAGATTTTATTTGAGGATTTTAAAATAAGCCCGCTCGTATTGAAAGCCTTGGCGCGAATGGGCTTTAAAGAGCCCTCTCCCATCCAGGTCAGCACGCTTGAATATGCATTAAACGGTGCCGATGTCATTGGACAGGCTCAAACTGGTACAGGAAAAACAGCCGCATTTGGCATTCCCATTATCGAAAAAATTGACCCATCGGACCGAAAAGTCCAGGCGCTTATTATGGCGCCGACCCGGGAACTGGCAATCCAGGTTTCTGAAGAGATCAACCGGATCGGCAGAGACAAAGGAATCCATTCATTGCCCGTTTACGGAGGCCAGTCTATCGTTGTCCAGCTGGACGGTTTGAGAAGGGGGGCTCACATCGTTGTGGGAACGCCCGGGAGATTAATCGATCACCTGAATCGCAAAACCCTTCGCCTTCAAAATGTCCAGACTGTTGTTTTGGACGAAGCCGATATTATGCTGGACATGGGTTTTATAGACGATATCAAGACCCTTTTAAATGAGACGCCAAAAGAACGGCAGACTCTTTTATTTTCAGCCACTCTCTCTGATCCAATTTTACAGATTGGACGTAAATATATGCGAAACCCGCATGAAATTCGAATCAGCAAGAAAAATGTTACGGTTGAAAGCGTCACGCAATTCTATTATGAAACTTCCGGACACCACCGGTTTGACGCCCTCTGTAGGATTCTCGATGTCCATCAGCCTCTTCTGACGCTTATCTTCTGTGAAACCAAGCAAAACGTGGATACACTGACAGCCCGCTTAAACAAAGCCGGCCATGTCAGTGAAGCGATCCACGGGGATCTGAGTCAGGCGCAACGGGACAAGGTGATGAAAAAATTCCGGGATGGTACGGTGAAAATTCTGGTGGCAACAGATGTCGCTGCCCGTGGGCTCAATGTGTCGGCGGTTTCTCACGTCATTAATTACAATCTTCCCAAGAATACTGAAACCTATATTCACCGGATTGGCCGCACCGGCCGTGCGGGTATGGAAGGGGTGGCAATCACATTGATCTCGCCTCATGAATTCAGGGACCTTAAAACGATCCAGGCGCAGTCGAAAACTCGAATCGACAAGAAAGAGCTTCCTTCAGACCACGAGGTGAAAAATGCTCGAATCAAGGGCGTTCAAAACAAGATCGCTGAGGTATTAAATAAAGGAGCCGTCAAAAAATATACCCCCTGGTTAAAAGAGCTTTATTCGGTTTATACACCGGAGGATGTCGCTTCGGCGCTTCTTTACCTGTTTGACCATGTTGAACCTGTCGAAAACAACGATAAGGATGAATTCAAAAGAGGCTTCCGCTCCGAATCTCGAACCGATTCTCGATATCGCGACCGGGATGGGCGGGCGGACCGGGGATTTCAGCGCAAACATCGGGGATCAGAGTCCGAAAAAAGAGAAAAAGCCGGAGAAAAAAAGTTCGGTGAGAAAAAAGAGGCGCTTCGAGGCAAAGAGGTCTATATGATGCCGGTTATGACCAGAGCGAGAAGACCCAAACCGGGAAACTAG